GGCTGTATTTCCGGTTTCCCCTGAGCTTTCGTCTGATTGAGGAGATGCTGCTCGAACGCGGGATTGTCGTGTCGTATGAGACGGTCCGCCGGTGGAGCCTAAAGTTTGGAGTGGCCTTTGCCCGCTCGCTGCGCCGCAAGGCCGCCAGACCCGGGGATATCTGGCATCTCGACGAGGTCCGGGTCGTGATCCATGGCCGACCACACTGGCTGTGGCGCGCCGTCGATCAGGACGGTTACGTTCTCGACGAAATCCTGCAGACCCGAAGGAACACCAAAGCCGCAAGGCGATTGCTGACGCGGCTGCTGAAAAAGCAGGGTATCCGGCCCGCGCGCTTGGTCACCGACAAGCTGGAGGGTTCGAAAAACCCTCTGGTTTTGAGGGTGCCTTTGTGATTCCATTTCCCCCGAGTTGATTGGGGTATGGATCATGAAGCAGGCTGGTTTCTTTGATGTTGAAGAGAGGCTTGCCCGGCTGAGCGGGCTGGGTGATCAGCTCGAAGCGTTTTCCCGGACTGTGGATTTTGAGGTGTTCCGCCCTGATCTGGGGCAGGCTTTAGCCTATTCAGATGGCAGTAAAGGCGGACGACCGCCATTTGATCCGGTGCTGATGTTCAAAATTCTGGTGATCCAGACGCTCAACAATCTGTCTGATGAGCGGACAGAATATCTCATCAACGACCGCTTATCCTTCATGCGTTTCCTTGGCTTGGGGCTGTCGGACCGTGTGCCTGATGCCAAAACGGTCTGGCTGTTTCGCGAGCGTCTGACCCAGGCGGGAGCGATCGAGGGTCTGTTCAATCGCTTTGATACAATCCTGCGCAGCGCTGGTTATCTGCCGATGTCAGGCCAGATCCTGGATGCCACACTGGTGGCGGCTCCAAAGCAGCGGAACTCCAACGCAGAGAAAGCGGATCTTCGGGAGGGACGGATCCCACAGAACTGGCAGGACAAACCGGCAAAGCTGTCGCACAAGGACCGTCATGCGCGATGGACGCTGAAGTTCACGAAGGCAAAGCGGCAGGATGATGGAACCATGCCATCCAGTGACCTCGCCATCCCGTTCTTTGGCTATAAATCGCACATTTCTATCGATCGGAAATACCGGTTCATCCGGAAATGGAAAACAACGCATGCCGCCGCCAATGATGGTGCGCGATTGAGAGAGGGGCTGCTGGATAAAACCAACACGGCCTCAAGCGTCTGGGCAGACACTGCTTATCGCTCCAAAGCCAATGAAGACTTCATGGAAAAGCAGGGCTTTGTCTCAAAGGTTCATCGCAAAAAACCGCAGCTCAAGCCGATGCCCCGGCATATCCAGAAATCGAATGCAGGGAAGTCGGTGATCCGCTCCCGCGTCGAGCACGTCTTTGCCGATCAGAAATCGCAAATGGGTCTATTCATCCGAACTGTCGGTATCACCCGGGCCACCATGAGGATCGGTCTGGCCAATATCGTCTACAATATGCGCCGCTTCCTCTTCCTGGAGCGGATCAGTACCGCAGCATAGCAATCCAGAGGGTAACACCCACCGATCCGCTCAAAACGCAGATCAAAACCGACCCA
This window of the Kozakia baliensis genome carries:
- a CDS encoding IS5 family transposase; the protein is MMKQAGFFDVEERLARLSGLGDQLEAFSRTVDFEVFRPDLGQALAYSDGSKGGRPPFDPVLMFKILVIQTLNNLSDERTEYLINDRLSFMRFLGLGLSDRVPDAKTVWLFRERLTQAGAIEGLFNRFDTILRSAGYLPMSGQILDATLVAAPKQRNSNAEKADLREGRIPQNWQDKPAKLSHKDRHARWTLKFTKAKRQDDGTMPSSDLAIPFFGYKSHISIDRKYRFIRKWKTTHAAANDGARLREGLLDKTNTASSVWADTAYRSKANEDFMEKQGFVSKVHRKKPQLKPMPRHIQKSNAGKSVIRSRVEHVFADQKSQMGLFIRTVGITRATMRIGLANIVYNMRRFLFLERISTAA